From the Oncorhynchus nerka isolate Pitt River linkage group LG28, Oner_Uvic_2.0, whole genome shotgun sequence genome, one window contains:
- the LOC115113178 gene encoding phytanoyl-CoA hydroxylase-interacting protein-like, with amino-acid sequence MEVPRLGHNLTSPMSPCEGMIKNLSLDGIQLCEREGNKSQDSGIVEMEELPVPQNIKISNITCDSFKICWDMEPRVKERITHYFIDLNKKENKNSNKFKHKDVPTKLVAKAVPLPMTVRGHWFLSPRTEYTVAVQTASKQTDGDYAVSEWSEIIEFTTADYSTVHLTQLLEKAEVIAGRMLRFSVFYRNQNKEYFDQAREVHGNRMLPAVKDNSGSHGSPISGKLEGLYFSCNTEFNTGKPPQDSPYGRTRFEIQAETLFNPKTNLYFGDFYCMYTAYHYVILVLAPQGSPGDDFCKARLQALDVTNNHFLTCTLDEEAGDGALVFRHAQDVILEVIYTDPVDLALGTVAEISGHQLMSLSTVNAKKDPSCKTCNISVGR; translated from the exons ATGGAGGTTCCAAGATTGGGACACAATTTAACCAGCCCGATGAGTCCGTGTGAGGGTATGATAAAGAACCTCAGCTTGGACGGTATACAATTATGCGAGCGAGAAG GTAATAAATCCCAGGACAGCGGCATCGTAGAGATGGAGGAGCTTCCTGTCCCTCAGAACATCAAGATCAGCAACATCACATGTGACTCTTTCAAGATTTGCTGGGACATGGAGCCCCGTGTCAAGGAGCGCATCACTCACTACTTCATTGACCTCAATAAGAAGGAGAACAAGAACTCCAACAAGTTCAAACACAAG GATGTCCCCACTAAGCTGGTGGCGAAGGCGGTTCCTCTGCCCATGACGGTGAGGGGTCACTGGTTCCTCAGCCCGCGTACAGAGTACACTGTGGCCGTCCAGACAGCTTCCAAACAGACCGACGGAGACTACGCTGTGTCAGAGTGGAGCGAGATCATAGAGTTCACCACCGCCG ATTATTCCACGGTGCATCTAACCCAACTGCTGGAGAAGGCTGAGGTCATCGCAGGGAGGATGCTGCGCTTCTCTGTGTTCTACAGGAACCAGAACAAAGAGTACTTTGACCAGGCCAG GGAGGTGCATGGGAACCGCATGCTGCCAGCAGTGAAGGACAACAGTGGAAGCCACGGCTCACCTATCAGCGGAAAGCTGGAGGGCCTCTACTTCAGCTGCAACACAGAGTTCAACACAGGCAAGCCCCCCCAGGATTCCCCCTACGGCCGCACACGCTTTGAGATCCAGGCTGAGACCCTGTTCAACCCCAAGACTAACCTCTACTTCGGGGACTTCTACTGCATGTACACGGCCTACCACTACGTCATACTGGTGCTGGCCCCACAGGGCTCGCCCGGCGATGACTTCTGCAAGGCAAGGCTGCAAGCGCTCGACGTCACCAACAACCACTTCCTGACGTGCACGCTGGACGAGGAGGCGGGCGACGGGGCGCTGGTGTTCCGGCACGCCCAGGATGTGATCCTGGAGGTGATTTACACGGATCCCGTGGACCTGGCACTGGGCACGGTGGCAGAGATCAGCGGGCACCAGCTTATGAGCCTTTCTACTGTCAACGCCAAGAAGGACCCCAGCTGCAAGACCTGCAACATCAGCGTGGGACGCTAG